Proteins from a genomic interval of Pectinophora gossypiella chromosome 4, ilPecGoss1.1, whole genome shotgun sequence:
- the LOC126366209 gene encoding ubiquitin-protein ligase E3A isoform X2: MNSKSETDEASRGNEASSSNNNSAPSNCEDQSSPGICPAENSGQDNMKRAAAKQLIERYFYQLLDGCGNSSCDNQYCASSGQARNLTPNEAAAEAIKLFYKEARLCDTHPNKVPRTEANTCDSSASTTCSTSKTKESTDNKEETCESPNMSLELQEGPSTKPEASQDISQQEDFKTLSHNNGAPLTEDRIYQLCDECLQTKAPQPLIRALGEAFTQPAILARCFQKKVRRDSNSGEGSSSQDKESKAMCSSTDPDKDVDSVAGPELDVESCRRAFQYLAKVPSEYYSSALVTALTTLAENMEIDLRITKKMNVDDAVKCFIIAFEVPDLGCSDYLEIALPALCHAAEHLPTKAQAKLARMWAAHCKDSLQHILETLQQLITLRVISTNYTRHFQVQDDESVTLATKLMKIVYYANMLAGVMEPNTLREEPIVIANQLDPLGDALDHLYPLSSMKKANQTQPDDPLAIELDVNVLDARKPYLPFDEFYNEPLSDTIEMDIDFANYKTEITNGKKFAFLKYPFILTAATKSLGLYYENRIRMYSERRVSLLHAVVGAAPPMPFLRLKVRRSHIIDDALVELEMVAMERALDLKKQLVVEFEGEQGVDEGGVSKEFFHLVVDQIFNPDYGMFTHHVDTHTVWFNPTSFETEAQFTLIGIVLGLAIYNNIILAVNFPMVVYRKLMGKKGSFEDLADWNPVLYNGLKDMLEYEGCDLEEVYYQTFRICYQDVFGNPIFHDLKENGDSIFVTQENKKEFVEMYADYLLNKSVETQFAAFRRGFVMVTDESPLGALFRPEEVETLVCGSKNFDFNELEKSTEYDGGYTSESQTIKDFWSIVHSLPLEDKRKLLQFTTGSDRVPVGGLSHLKLVIARNGPDCDRLPTAHTCFNVLLLPEYESKDKLEDRLMKAISYSKGFGML; this comes from the exons ATGAACTCAAAAAGTGAAACTGACGAAGCTTCaag GGGGAACGAAGCGTCATCGTCAAACAATAACAGTGCCCCCAGTAATTGTGAGGATCAGTCTTCACCGGGTATATGCCCTGCAGAAAACAGTGGTCAGGACAATATGAAGCGTGCTGCCGCCAAACAGTTGATTGAGAGATATTTCTACCAGTTGCTAGATGGCTGCGGTAACTCTAGCTGTGACAACCAGTATTGTGCTTCCAGTGGACAG GCAAGGAACCTTACACCAAATGAAGCAGCAGCTGAAGCCATAAAACTGTTCTATAAAGAAGCCCGCCTCTGCGACACCCATCCAAATAAAGTGCCTCGCACTGAGGCCAACACCTGTGATTCTAGTGCTAG CACAACATGCTCCAcatcaaaaacaaaagagaGCACAGACAATAAAGAAGAGACATGCGAGTCCCCAAACATGAGCCTGGAACTGCAGGAAGGGCCCTCCACCAAACCAGAAGCTAGTCAAGATATATCTCAACAGGAGGATTTCAAAACTCTTAGTCATAACA ATGGGGCGCCGCTGACGGAGGACCGGATATACCAGTTATGTGACGAGTGCCTGCAAACCAAAGCCCCGCAGCCGCTAATCAGGGCGTTAGGGGAAGCGTTCACGCAACCCGCCATCCTAGCCAGATGTTTCCAGAAAAAAGTCCGGAGAGATAGCAATAGTGGCGAAGGCAGCAGTAGTCAAG ACAAAGAATCGAAAGCGATGTGTTCGTCGACGGACCCAGACAAAGACGTGGACAGTGTAGCGGGCCCTGAGCTCGACGTGGAGTCGTGTCGCAGAGCCTTCCAGTACCTTGCCAAA GTGCCGTCAGAATACTACAGCTCAGCGCTGGTGACAGCTCTAACGACCCTCGCAGAGAACATGGAAATCGACCTGCGGATAACGAAGAAGATGAACGTAGATGACGCGGTCAAATGCTTCATCATCGCCTTCGAGGTGCCAGATCTTGGATGCAGTGACTACCTCGAGATAGCGTTGCCTGCGCTCTGCCATGCCGCCGAGCACTTGCCCACGAAAG CCCAAGCGAAACTGGCGCGCATGTGGGCAGCGCACTGCAAGGACAGCCTGCAGCACATCCTAGAGACGTTGCAGCAGCTGATCACGCTGCGTGTCATCTCCACCAACTACACGAGGCACTTCCAGGTGCAGGACGACGAGAGCGTCACCCTAGCCACTAAGCTTATGAAA ATAGTTTACTACGCAAATATGCTCGCAGGCGTGATGGAGCCGAACACGCTGCGAGAGGAGCCTATAGTGATAGCAAATCAATTAGATCCATTAGGAGATGCCCTCGACCACCTGTACCCACTGTCCTCTATGAAAAAGGCTAACCAGACGCAGCCGGATGACCCTTTAG ctATCGAATTAGATGTAAATGTATTAGATGCAAGAAAGCCATACCTGCCGTTTGATGAATTCTACAACGAACCTCTAAGTGATACTATAGAAATGGATATAGATTTTGCTAATTATAAAACAGAAATAACTAATG GCAAGAAATTCGCGTTCCTGAAGTACCCGTTCATACTGACGGCGGCGACCAAGTCGCTGGGACTATACTACGAGAACCGCATCCGCATGTACTCGGAGCGGCGCGTGTCGCTGCTGCACGCGGTGGTGGGCGCGGCGCCGCCCATGCCCTTCCTGCGGCTCAAGGTGCGCCGCTCGCACATCATCGACGACGCGCTGGTGGAG TTGGAGATGGTAGCGATGGAGCGCGCGTTGGACCTGAAGAAGCAGTTGGTAGTGGAGTTCGAGGGTGAGCAGGGCGTCGACGAGGGCGGCGTTAGCAAGGAGTTCTTCCACCTCGTGGTCGACCAGATCTTCAACCCTGACTACGGCATGTTCACGCATCATGTCGACACGCATACTGTTTG GTTCAACCCAACGTCCTTCGAGACAGAAGCGCAGTTCACCCTCATTGGCATCGTGCTCGGTCTAGCCATATACAACAACATCATACTCGCCGTCAACTTCCCCATGGTCGTGTACAGGAAGCTTATGGGCAAGAAGGGATCCTTCGAGGACCTGGCTGATTGGAATCCT GTCCTATACAACGGCCTAAAAGACATGTTAGAGTACGAAGGCTGTGATTTAGAAGAAGTCTACTACCAGACGTTCCGGATATGCTACCAAGATGTGTTCGGCAACCCTATTTTCCACGATCTCAAGGAGAATGGCGACTCCATATTTGTCACACaggaaaataaaaag GAATTCGTTGAAATGTACGCGGACTACCTTTTGAACAAGTCAGTGGAGACGCAGTTCGCGGCGTTCCGGCGCGGGTTCGTCATGGTGACGGATGAGAGCCCGCTCGGGGCCCTCTTCCGACCAGAGGAGGTCGAGACCCTCGTCTGCGGCAGCAAG AACTTCGACTTCAACGAGCTAGAGAAATCAACGGAATACGACGGCGGGTATACATCAGAATCACAAACCATCAAGGATTTCTGGAGTATCGTGCACAGTTTACCGCTAGAGGACAAACGCAAGCTGTTGCAGTTCACTACGGGGTCTGACCGCGTCCCTGTCGGGGGTCTCAGCCACCTCAAACTAGTTATAGCCAGAAACGGTCCAGATTGCGACCGCCTCCCCACCGCACACACTTGTTTCAACGTCCTCCTCCTACCAGAATACGAAAGCAAAGACAAACTCGAAGACAGACTGATGAAAGCAATAAGCTACTCCAAAGGATTCGGCATGCTTTAA
- the LOC126366209 gene encoding ubiquitin-protein ligase E3A isoform X1: MNSKSETDEASRGNEASSSNNNSAPSNCEDQSSPGICPAENSGQDNMKRAAAKQLIERYFYQLLDGCGNSSCDNQYCASSGQARNLTPNEAAAEAIKLFYKEARLCDTHPNKVPRTEANTCDSSASTTCSTSKTKESTDNKEETCESPNMSLELQEGPSTKPEASQDISQQEDFKTLSHNNGAPLTEDRIYQLCDECLQTKAPQPLIRALGEAFTQPAILARCFQKKVRRDSNSGEGSSSQADKESKAMCSSTDPDKDVDSVAGPELDVESCRRAFQYLAKVPSEYYSSALVTALTTLAENMEIDLRITKKMNVDDAVKCFIIAFEVPDLGCSDYLEIALPALCHAAEHLPTKAQAKLARMWAAHCKDSLQHILETLQQLITLRVISTNYTRHFQVQDDESVTLATKLMKIVYYANMLAGVMEPNTLREEPIVIANQLDPLGDALDHLYPLSSMKKANQTQPDDPLAIELDVNVLDARKPYLPFDEFYNEPLSDTIEMDIDFANYKTEITNGKKFAFLKYPFILTAATKSLGLYYENRIRMYSERRVSLLHAVVGAAPPMPFLRLKVRRSHIIDDALVELEMVAMERALDLKKQLVVEFEGEQGVDEGGVSKEFFHLVVDQIFNPDYGMFTHHVDTHTVWFNPTSFETEAQFTLIGIVLGLAIYNNIILAVNFPMVVYRKLMGKKGSFEDLADWNPVLYNGLKDMLEYEGCDLEEVYYQTFRICYQDVFGNPIFHDLKENGDSIFVTQENKKEFVEMYADYLLNKSVETQFAAFRRGFVMVTDESPLGALFRPEEVETLVCGSKNFDFNELEKSTEYDGGYTSESQTIKDFWSIVHSLPLEDKRKLLQFTTGSDRVPVGGLSHLKLVIARNGPDCDRLPTAHTCFNVLLLPEYESKDKLEDRLMKAISYSKGFGML; the protein is encoded by the exons ATGAACTCAAAAAGTGAAACTGACGAAGCTTCaag GGGGAACGAAGCGTCATCGTCAAACAATAACAGTGCCCCCAGTAATTGTGAGGATCAGTCTTCACCGGGTATATGCCCTGCAGAAAACAGTGGTCAGGACAATATGAAGCGTGCTGCCGCCAAACAGTTGATTGAGAGATATTTCTACCAGTTGCTAGATGGCTGCGGTAACTCTAGCTGTGACAACCAGTATTGTGCTTCCAGTGGACAG GCAAGGAACCTTACACCAAATGAAGCAGCAGCTGAAGCCATAAAACTGTTCTATAAAGAAGCCCGCCTCTGCGACACCCATCCAAATAAAGTGCCTCGCACTGAGGCCAACACCTGTGATTCTAGTGCTAG CACAACATGCTCCAcatcaaaaacaaaagagaGCACAGACAATAAAGAAGAGACATGCGAGTCCCCAAACATGAGCCTGGAACTGCAGGAAGGGCCCTCCACCAAACCAGAAGCTAGTCAAGATATATCTCAACAGGAGGATTTCAAAACTCTTAGTCATAACA ATGGGGCGCCGCTGACGGAGGACCGGATATACCAGTTATGTGACGAGTGCCTGCAAACCAAAGCCCCGCAGCCGCTAATCAGGGCGTTAGGGGAAGCGTTCACGCAACCCGCCATCCTAGCCAGATGTTTCCAGAAAAAAGTCCGGAGAGATAGCAATAGTGGCGAAGGCAGCAGTAGTCAAG CAGACAAAGAATCGAAAGCGATGTGTTCGTCGACGGACCCAGACAAAGACGTGGACAGTGTAGCGGGCCCTGAGCTCGACGTGGAGTCGTGTCGCAGAGCCTTCCAGTACCTTGCCAAA GTGCCGTCAGAATACTACAGCTCAGCGCTGGTGACAGCTCTAACGACCCTCGCAGAGAACATGGAAATCGACCTGCGGATAACGAAGAAGATGAACGTAGATGACGCGGTCAAATGCTTCATCATCGCCTTCGAGGTGCCAGATCTTGGATGCAGTGACTACCTCGAGATAGCGTTGCCTGCGCTCTGCCATGCCGCCGAGCACTTGCCCACGAAAG CCCAAGCGAAACTGGCGCGCATGTGGGCAGCGCACTGCAAGGACAGCCTGCAGCACATCCTAGAGACGTTGCAGCAGCTGATCACGCTGCGTGTCATCTCCACCAACTACACGAGGCACTTCCAGGTGCAGGACGACGAGAGCGTCACCCTAGCCACTAAGCTTATGAAA ATAGTTTACTACGCAAATATGCTCGCAGGCGTGATGGAGCCGAACACGCTGCGAGAGGAGCCTATAGTGATAGCAAATCAATTAGATCCATTAGGAGATGCCCTCGACCACCTGTACCCACTGTCCTCTATGAAAAAGGCTAACCAGACGCAGCCGGATGACCCTTTAG ctATCGAATTAGATGTAAATGTATTAGATGCAAGAAAGCCATACCTGCCGTTTGATGAATTCTACAACGAACCTCTAAGTGATACTATAGAAATGGATATAGATTTTGCTAATTATAAAACAGAAATAACTAATG GCAAGAAATTCGCGTTCCTGAAGTACCCGTTCATACTGACGGCGGCGACCAAGTCGCTGGGACTATACTACGAGAACCGCATCCGCATGTACTCGGAGCGGCGCGTGTCGCTGCTGCACGCGGTGGTGGGCGCGGCGCCGCCCATGCCCTTCCTGCGGCTCAAGGTGCGCCGCTCGCACATCATCGACGACGCGCTGGTGGAG TTGGAGATGGTAGCGATGGAGCGCGCGTTGGACCTGAAGAAGCAGTTGGTAGTGGAGTTCGAGGGTGAGCAGGGCGTCGACGAGGGCGGCGTTAGCAAGGAGTTCTTCCACCTCGTGGTCGACCAGATCTTCAACCCTGACTACGGCATGTTCACGCATCATGTCGACACGCATACTGTTTG GTTCAACCCAACGTCCTTCGAGACAGAAGCGCAGTTCACCCTCATTGGCATCGTGCTCGGTCTAGCCATATACAACAACATCATACTCGCCGTCAACTTCCCCATGGTCGTGTACAGGAAGCTTATGGGCAAGAAGGGATCCTTCGAGGACCTGGCTGATTGGAATCCT GTCCTATACAACGGCCTAAAAGACATGTTAGAGTACGAAGGCTGTGATTTAGAAGAAGTCTACTACCAGACGTTCCGGATATGCTACCAAGATGTGTTCGGCAACCCTATTTTCCACGATCTCAAGGAGAATGGCGACTCCATATTTGTCACACaggaaaataaaaag GAATTCGTTGAAATGTACGCGGACTACCTTTTGAACAAGTCAGTGGAGACGCAGTTCGCGGCGTTCCGGCGCGGGTTCGTCATGGTGACGGATGAGAGCCCGCTCGGGGCCCTCTTCCGACCAGAGGAGGTCGAGACCCTCGTCTGCGGCAGCAAG AACTTCGACTTCAACGAGCTAGAGAAATCAACGGAATACGACGGCGGGTATACATCAGAATCACAAACCATCAAGGATTTCTGGAGTATCGTGCACAGTTTACCGCTAGAGGACAAACGCAAGCTGTTGCAGTTCACTACGGGGTCTGACCGCGTCCCTGTCGGGGGTCTCAGCCACCTCAAACTAGTTATAGCCAGAAACGGTCCAGATTGCGACCGCCTCCCCACCGCACACACTTGTTTCAACGTCCTCCTCCTACCAGAATACGAAAGCAAAGACAAACTCGAAGACAGACTGATGAAAGCAATAAGCTACTCCAAAGGATTCGGCATGCTTTAA
- the LOC126366416 gene encoding uncharacterized protein LOC126366416 — protein sequence MPEPYDPNALWVAISEFGEGNLFQVYPKLLAEILSQDDAARIEGDTSEAEKLVLPSDKEFRLHNYFNLVAMQKALEVEETSNVERPVEEPVEEWAPWNLVVPTKNPNAPPPVAVRTSPGPEWDIMQVLKAARLLFKPPMSVDFRDEQEMRSVYSIIYDVFRYKIILDQAIEDVEFFGDYPLFSEFRQSTWLFLMELARRRWAARPRGEQDQVTEMLERAGYPFREIESAVWDQRVHFAAAIARIRIKNKAFSLSDLLPAHLREERVMACVHKETVTGWVNTFKAKKVASLVKRLHELGYSYSSSRQLCAGEYRFDRVCPRFITLRPPPDISIGQLDLVKDGVIVLQEREFCEGASTLCRALRVNELRGVVAQTHASSPRSSAYLAAQLRELAAVLRAKTPAAPATPELGKLVVFGAGDKVESYVESLRHLGIDASVAPESNSPVCVYSEPVHCETPNVTSALDGVVAVLATPPNSYSSVTDPIDLVCGRGGDLAMLEILTESEINHGGKERVQSILEEQKKTLKTLLSKPQIQLILYETHSALEAENQAQVTRAVAEANRLARERHALLKKKPKDHAPHSAKAKDIPEVPFESLTSMENTISRSDIEKDDVEEMSVVEAINRSEVFGSPTKIRPLDSNPGDFVLKKRPDSSGVGSRPGTNKARPIPTAQVPENNSVATPRDPDKDSPDVPVPNCDLFEIGALPNLGNGLDINYILDRDGCYLGLIQRKEITRLDAKYMIRVAEERGLFGQNPTPAPQRRKKHEPATTTPRRRRRKTSGFEVERVAAPTYASIVRSCRRGSAPAACLAPLEEAPGSGHVCEKHARRQAAASALVAAACACDARHRTQIRGRRASLEAPRACESPRGPPPACRRPFPLAVHDLQLRTGSTHHKVFAS from the exons AGTGGAAGAAACAAGCAATGTGGAGCGGCCAGTGGAGGAGCCGGTGGAGGAGTGGGCCCCGTGGAACCTGGTGGTGCCCACTAAGAACCCCAACGCACCACCGCCCGTCGCCGTTAGGACCTCGCCTGGCCCAGAATGGGACATAATGCAG GTGTTGAAGGCTGCTCGACTCCTCTTCAAGCCACCCATGTCCGTGGATTTCCGCGACGAACAAGAGATGAGATCTGTCTACTCAATCATTTATGATGTATTCCGAT ATAAAATTATCTTGGATCAGGCTATCGAAGATGTAGAGTTCTTCGGTGATTATCCgcta TTCTCAGAGTTCCGTCAGTCAACTTGGCTGTTTCTAATGGAGCTGGCCCGCCGTCGCTGGGCGGCCAGGCCCCGAGGGGAGCAGGACCAGGTCACTGAGATGTTGGAACGGGCCGGGTACCCCTTCAGGGAGATTGAGAGCGCGGTCTGGGACCAGAGGGTGCACTTCGCCGCTGCTATCGCAAGGATCCGCATCAAAAACAAAGCTTTCTC ATTGTCCGACCTCCTTCCTGCTCACCTGCGCGAGGAGCGAGTAATGGCGTGTGTGCACAAAGAAACCGTCACGGGATGGGTGAACACTTTCAAGGCCAA GAAGGTTGCATCTCTGGTGAAACGTTTGCACGAGCTGGGATACTCGTATAGCAGTTCTCGACAGCTCTGTGCTGGGGAGTACAGGTTCGATCGAGTTTGCCCCAG GTTTATCACTCTTCGACCGCCCCCTGACATCAGTATTGGACAATTGGACCTCGTCAAGGACGGTGTTATCGTACTTCAG GAGCGAGAGTTCTGCGAGGGCGCGTCAACATTATGCCGGGCGTTGCGCGTGAATGAGCTGCGCGGGGTGGTTGCGCAGACGCACGCGTCCTCGCCGCGCTCGTCCGCCTACCTCGCCGCGCAACTGCGCGAGCTGGCCGCTGTGTTACGAGCCAAgacccccgccgcgcccgctACCCCGGAGCTTGGCAAGCTCGTTGTATTTGGTGCTGGCGATAA AGTGGAAAGCTACGTGGAATCCCTGCGACACCTGGGCATCGACGCGTCAGTGGCCCCAGAATCCAACTCCCCGGTGTGTGTGTACAGCGAGCCAGTCCACTGCGAGACCCCCAATGTGACCAGTGCCTTAGACGGAGTCGTCGCAGTCCTGGCCACTCCGCCAAACTCATACTCCTCTGTCACCGATCCTATCGATTTGGTCTGTGGCAGAGGAGGCGACTTGGCTATGCTTGAG ATTTTGACGGAGTCCGAGATAAACCATGGCGGGAAAGAAAGAGTACAGTCCATATTGGAAGAACAGAAGAAAACTTTGAAAACTCTACTGTCCAAACCGCAA ATTCAACTAATCCTATACGAGACCCACTCAGCCCTGGAGGCGGAGAACCAGGCGCAAGTCACGCGGGCGGTGGCAGAGGCGAACCGTCTCGCGCGAGAGAGACACGCTTTGTTGAAGAAGAAACCTAAGGATCACGCTCCGCACTCG GCAAAAGCCAAGGACATTCCCGAAGTTCCTTTCGAGTCGCTAACCTCGATGGAGAACACAATATCGCGTTCTGACATAGAAAAGGATGATGTGGAAGAAATGTCTGTAGTAGAAGCAATCAATCGAAGCGAAGTATTTGGCAGTCCTACGAAGATCAGGCCTTTAGATTCTAACCCGGGAGACTTCGTGTTGAAGAAGAGACCGGATAGCAGTGGAGTGGGGTCGAGGCCTGGAACCAACAAAGCGAGGCCTATTCCAACGGCGCAGGTTCCCGAAAATAACTCAGTTGCTACCCCCAGAGACCCGGATAAAGACAGTCCTGATGTGCCT GTGCCAAACTGTGACTTGTTCGAGATAGGAGCCTTGCCAAATCTTGGAAACGGATTGGATATCAATTACATCTTAGATAGGGATGGCTGCTATCTTGGCCTGATCCAGAGAAAA GAAATAACCCGTCTCGACGCGAAATACATGATCCGTGTGGCGGAAGAGCGAGGTCTGTTCGGCCAAAACCCAACTCCTGCGCCGCAGCGACGCAAGAAGCACGAGCCAGCGACCACcacgccgcgccggcgccgccgcaaGACCAGCGGCTTCGAG GTCGAGCGCGTAGCGGCGCCGACGTACGCGTCCATCGTGCGCTCGTGCCGCCGCGGCAGCGCGCCGGCCGCGTGCCTGGCGCCGCTGGAGGAGGCGCCCGGCAGCGGCCACGTGTGCGAGAAGCATGCGCGCAGGCAGGCCGCCGCCTCCGCCCTCGTCGCTGCCGCCTGCGCCTGCGACGCTAGGCACAG AACGCAGATCCGCGGGCGGCGCGCGTCGCTGGAGGCGCCGCGCGCTTGCGAGTCCCCCCGCGGGCCGCCGCCCGCCTGCCGCCGGCCCTTCCCGCTCGCCGTGCACGACCTGCAGCTGCGGACCGGCTCGACGCACCACAAAGTCTTCGCTTCCTAA